Proteins encoded in a region of the Tribolium castaneum strain GA2 chromosome 7, icTriCast1.1, whole genome shotgun sequence genome:
- the LOC103312936 gene encoding luciferin sulfotransferase, whose product MSSHRNEQDKWINPSKREYVPVEGFTLTDQFKQAKNQIDNFEVSDNDIWISTFPKSGTTWTQEMVWLIFNNLDFEKAKQNLNDRSPFLEISTLIDYQNLMKTCPDIQIPESRLDSIKFVKNQKGPKVIKTHLPWELLPKQIQNGVKKPKIIYVARNPKDVCVSFFNHEKLISGYSGTFDEFCELFLDGKVLYAPYWHHVLTYWKMRNTPNFLFLKYEDMKRDLSKVIQKVSEFLERPLNDEQVEILLEHLSFEKMKQNPAVNKEDMIDIFKKHNLTNSDGQFFRSGKIGDYKVTMSSGMIKRFDEWIKRNTEGSDYVV is encoded by the exons ATGAGTTCTCACAGAAATGAACAAGACAAGTGGATTAATCCTTCTAAGAGAGAATATGTCCCAGTAGAAGGTTTTACTCTTACTGATCAATTTaaacaagcaaaaaaccaaattgatAACTTTGAAGTTAGCGATAATGATATTTGGATCTCAACCTTTCCTAAGTCAG GTACTACGTGGACTCAAGAAATGGTgtggttgatttttaataacttggattttgaaaaagcaaaacaaaatttaaatgaccGATCTCCATTTTTAGA AATAAGCACCCTAATTgattatcaaaatttaatgaaaacttgtCCAGATATTCAAATACCAGAAAGTCGACTagattcaataaaatttgtcaaaaatcaaaaaggaCCAAAAGTAATTAAGACACATTTACCTTGGGAGTTGTTAccaaaacaaattcaaaatggtgttaaaaaaccaaaa ATTATTTATGTCGCTCGAAATCCAAAAGATGtttgtgtttctttttttaatcacgAGAAGTTGATAAGCGGTTACAGCGGCACTTTCGACGAATTTTGTGAACTGTTTCTTGACGGAAAAG TATTATATGCACCATACTGGCATCACGTTTTGACGTATTGGAAAATGAGGAATACACCAAATTTCCTATTCCTAAAATATGAAGATATGAAAAGAGATTTAAGCAAAGTGATTCAAAAGGTTTCTGAATTTTTGGAACGTCCTTTGAATGATGAACAGGTTGAAATTTTACTTGAACACTtaagttttgagaaaatgaaGCAAAATCCTGCAGTGAATAAAGAAGACATGATTGATATAttcaaaaaacataatttaacaaattccGATGGACAGTTTTTCAGATCTGGAAAAATCGGAGATTATAAGGTTACAATGTCTTCAGGAATGATAAAGCGATTTGATGAATGGATTAAAAGAAATACAGAAGGAAGCGATTatgttgtttaa
- the LOC135266752 gene encoding uncharacterized protein LOC135266752 — protein sequence MEAIRKSSIYNTPEDIIVCPYDKNHVLLWFRLERHIWKCHRADKEKRRASSKVMVQEEEEENWDHFNEPSYLDFIRSKKNHNVISKVMMQEEEENWDHFNEPSYLDFIRSKKNHNVISKVMMQEEEENWDHFNEPSYLDFLRRPGFFRRE from the exons atggaaGCCATCAGAAAAAGTTCTATTTATAATACTCCTg aggaTATTATAGTTTGTCCATACGACAAAAACCACGTTCTTCTTTGGTTTCGGCTCGAAAGGCACATTTGGAAGTGTCATCGGGCCGATAAAGAAAAACGAAGGGCCTCAAGTAAAGTGATGGTGcaagaagaagaagaggagAACTGGGATCATTTCAATGAGCCCAGCTACCTCGACTTCATAAGGAGTAAAAAGAATCATAATGTCATAAGTAAAGTGATGATGCAAGAAGAAGAGGAGAACTGGGATCATTTCAATGAGCCCAGCTACCTCGACTTCATAAGGAGTAAAAAGAATCATAATGTCATAAGTAAAGTGATGATGCAAGAAGAAGAGGAGAACTGGGATCATTTCAATGAGCCCAGCTACCTCGACTTCCTAAGAA ggCCGGGGTTCTTTCGTAGAGAATAA